In Podospora pseudopauciseta strain CBS 411.78 chromosome 2 map unlocalized CBS411.78m_2, whole genome shotgun sequence, the genomic stretch aaaaaaaaaaaaaaaaggttctGCCCCTCCTCGTCGCAAGGCAGCCTACCAGCAGAGTCGCATCAATGCAGCGCGGGGTCCTGCCCTTCCATCTGCCCCGCCAAAAAGTTGTGAACTGGAGCTTGGCATCCACACAACTGCGAAAAGATAGTGGGGTAGCAAGAATGGCGGAGACCCGAGACCCTGCCAAGCAAGGTGGGGCCGTTATGCGTTCAACGGCGAGCTCTCTCTGCCGGCCTGCCCGGCCCGAGGGGTATCCATCCCGGGGGTCCTTCTTCCAGGCACGCCAGGTTCCCGCTCATTAACATTTGGCCTCTCAAACTTCTTTTCTGTATGCGTTTCTATAAGGTGTGGGCAATTGTGTCAAAAGCTCCTTCTGGCCCGTCTAGTTGCGAGTGCTCGCTTGACAGTTGCTGAGAGTGTGCCTTCTCATCATACAATCACCAATCACGAAACATACTGGCAGATAGGTAGCCACACGATTGCTATCTCTTCCTTCTAACCTTAGCCTCAGCCCCGGCTTTGACACAGGGCTGTCGGGAGCTCATGGCGGGGTACCCCCACCATAAAGTGCCGTTACGCAATGAGAAGCTCTCACAGACTACGCCAATGACAGTGTGGAGGTCGTGAACAACCCCCGCGGAACCTCCATGGACATAAATGGCCTATAAAAAGCCCTCTTGCCCCTTTTTCAAGCAACCCGTCCTCTTATAAACTTGTTCATCTCATCCTGAAGCCAAACACAGCTGTCACAAAGCAAAGGCACGAACGCGTGGAGACAGGCGTACCAACAGCAGCTCTTTACCGCCAGTCTGCAACGCTGAGGCCCTTCCCTTCCGCTATCGGGCTGTGTTTCGTCGGAACAAGCTGCTTTATCAGTTTCCGTCTCCTCGACGAGCTTATCTCTGCTTTTCGCAAGCACCTTCGCCAGCAGCCAGAGCCACAATGCATTGTTTCATTGTTCCCCGAAGACGGGACCGTTCTTTACTTCTGCACCAAGGTTATCAACGGCCttggggtttgaggggggttgcTCTTTGTCCAGTCGGACGCTCCGCAATTGACTTTCTCTTAGTCAACAGATGGCGCTCCTTGCCAGCAACTGCCAGCGCGTGACCGCATCACCTTCCCAATAACTCGTTTTCAGGTGTCATCCCGATTTCATCTGCTGCCTGACCGGTGAGCGTTTGGGTAAAGCGGTGGTTCAGTTGCCGATGGAAGGATTGATGTGACGACGAAAAAGCCGATCCGAACTCACCCGCTTCCGGGATGCTCACCGGCCACCGGAGCTCGATTTTGAGAAGTAACAATcgggttttgttttttgaaCTCGAAACGTATTTTCGTAAATTTTGACTCTCGGTGGCGGTAAAGCTACCGAGACACAGTATTGAGCCTTGTTCGCCATCAATTGGGAAATAGGAAGGTGTATAAAACGCCCCCAGGTTCTCCACCAAGGAACAACACTATTTCAACCGACCAGCACTCAAGTAGACAAACCTGCCTCAAACTTGCCGAAATTCTCGATTTAGTTCAGTTCGACATTCAACAGGGCCGGCAGAATGGGCGGCGTCACTTTCATGGAGGGCAACCCGGACCGGAAGTTCCCCGAGTCCCgggtcctcatcatcatgaccgGCGGCACAATTTGTATGCAGCCCTCCGCCGATGGCCTCGTCCCAATGAGCGGCTTTCTCGAACTTGCCATGGCCCCCCGACCTTCCTTCAACGACAGCACGGCTCCGTCCAGTAAGTATACCTTACCTTTATCACCCTCAGTTCTACACGTTGACTAACCCCCCATCACAGCCAATATAACAGCCTACACAAAAGAAGGCCACAAACTCACCCTATCCTCCCTCCGGACCCCCACCTCAGCCTACTGCAAACACATCCGCTACTCCATCCTCGagttctcccccctcctcgactcCTCTAGCATCGCATCGGCAGGGTGGACAGACATCGCCCTCACCATCCAGCAAAACTACCACCTCTTCGACGGCTTCGTCATCCTCCACGGCACCGACTCGCTAGCTTACACCGCTTCGGCCCTGTCGTTCATGCTTTCTGATCTCGGCAAACCAGTCATCCTCACCGGCTCCCAGGCCTCAATCTTTGCCCTCCAATCCGACGCCGTCGACAATTTACTGGGCAGTCTCATCATCGCAGGCACATTCACCATCCCGGAAGTCTGCCTTTTTTTCCATCACACTTTGTTCAGAGGGAACCGCACAACAAAAGTCTCGGCCTCGAGCTTCGAAGCGTTCGACTCCCCCAACTCTGACCCCCTGGCGAAGGTGACAAGTTTGGGAGTAGATGTAAACTGGGGTTTAGTGCGGCGCCCAACCCGCATCAAAGAATTCAACGTCACCAAAACTCTCGACACGACTCACGTTGCCTCGCTTCGCATCTTTCCCGGCATCTGGCCTCAGCTGGTCGACTCTGTCCTTCGTGTCCCTGACCTGAGGGGTTTGGTTCTCGAGACGTTTGGCATGGGGAATGCACCGGGGGGTGTGGATGGGCATCTCACAAAGGCGATCAAACAGGCGGTTGAGAGGGGGATTGTCATTGTTAATGTCAGCCAGTGTACTAATGGGTTTGTGAGCCCGTTGTACGCGCCGGGGACGGCGctggggagggcgggggtggtgtttgggggaGATTTGACGACGGAGGCGGCGTTGACGAAGCTGAGTTATTTGCTGGCGTTGAAGGAT encodes the following:
- a CDS encoding uncharacterized protein (EggNog:ENOG503NVZ8; COG:E), producing the protein MGGVTFMEGNPDRKFPESRVLIIMTGGTICMQPSADGLVPMSGFLELAMAPRPSFNDSTAPSTNITAYTKEGHKLTLSSLRTPTSAYCKHIRYSILEFSPLLDSSSIASAGWTDIALTIQQNYHLFDGFVILHGTDSLAYTASALSFMLSDLGKPVILTGSQASIFALQSDAVDNLLGSLIIAGTFTIPEVCLFFHHTLFRGNRTTKVSASSFEAFDSPNSDPLAKVTSLGVDVNWGLVRRPTRIKEFNVTKTLDTTHVASLRIFPGIWPQLVDSVLRVPDLRGLVLETFGMGNAPGGVDGHLTKAIKQAVERGIVIVNVSQCTNGFVSPLYAPGTALGRAGVVFGGDLTTEAALTKLSYLLALKDRGTVGLEEVKEMMGRSLRGEMTELRVASFVHPAGVVEEDVVGKITAAESAFTALGYAISNGDLRTVRELLEGDEFNHQLLKKADYAGNTAVHLAAVGPEPKILREVLERGASVHVRNRANNTPLYLAEKMVASGTTPKSEECVGLLKEAGGHLWLENEESMANSRRGSVGGRENGNGVNAKPAEEKLTLEVEAPLLGGPESFLWGGATEKVRQEHDAVWKNAMERVRKEQDSVIERARKELDAKLMQELARVEAERARLLKIGDTPNVQGGADDIESTTGKIVN